In Patagioenas fasciata isolate bPatFas1 chromosome 18, bPatFas1.hap1, whole genome shotgun sequence, a genomic segment contains:
- the CDR2L gene encoding cerebellar degeneration-related protein 2-like — MLNADRMEEFQSEEEEPWYDQQDLEQDLHLAAELGKTLLERNKELEDSLQQMYATNEEQVQEIEYLTKQLEMLRQMNEQHAKVYEQLDLTARDLELANQKLVLESKTSQQKIQCLTETIEGLQNQVEELQKQVEEMRSLEQLRIRREKRERRRTIHTFPCLKELCSSPRYEDAFQVHSSSTEFNQKPLERENERLQAMVNSLRSQVNQEKQRKERVEREYTSVIQEYSDLEQRVCEMENCKLRIKELEAELLELQQMKQVKKYLLSREDNLSEALLEPLNNAPEADYIDLSEEEGGKSHGPSMTPSPNHPVRKSCSDTALNAIVTKDAVSRHEGNYTLHANNVRKRGMSILREVDEQYHALLEKYEELLSKCRQHKDSVRHTGVQTSRPISRDSSFRDFRGEGHELEERKTMEKTISKHVEAVDKRLEQSQPEYKALFKEIFSRIQKTKADINATKVKNKSSK, encoded by the exons ACTTGCACTTGGCCGCGGAGCTGGGGAAGACGCTGCTGGAGCGCAACAAAGAGCTGGAGGACTCCCTGCAGCAGATGTACGCCACCAACGAGGAGCAAGTGCAGGAAATCGAG TACCTGACCAAGCAACTAGAGATGTTGCGGCAGATGAACGAACAGCATGCGAAAGTCTACGAGCAGCTGGACCTAACAGCACGGGACCTGGAGCTTGCGAACCAGAAGCTGGTGCTGGAAAGCAAGACATCCCAGCAGAAAATACAGTG CTTGACGGAAACGATCGAGGGGCTGCAGAACCAAGTGGAggagctgcagaagcaggtggagGAAATGCGGAGCTTGGAGCAGCTCCGCATCCGGCGGGAGAAGAGGGAGCGACGCCGAACCATCCACACCTTCCCCTGCCTTAAGGAGCTGTGCTCCAGCCCCAG GTATGAGGATGCATTCCAGGTCCACAGCTCTTCCACGGAGTTCAACCAGAAGCCACTGGAGAGGGAGAATGAGCGTCTCCAAGCCATGGTGAACTCCCTGAGGTCCCAAGTCAACCAGGAGAAGCAGCGGAAGGAGCGGGTTGAGCGAGAGTACACCTCTGTCATCCAGGAGTACTCGGACCTCGAGCAGCGGGTGTGCGAGATGGAGAATTGCAAACTGCGCatcaaggagctggaagccgAGCTCCTGGAGCTGCAACAGATGAAGCAAGTCAAGAAGTATTTGCTCAGCAGAGAAGACAACTTGTCCGAGGCCCTCCTTGAGCCATTGAATAACGCCCCAGAAGCCGACTACATTGACCTTtctgaggaggagggaggaaaaagtCACGGGCCATCAATGACACCTTCCCCAAACCACCCTGTCCGTAAGAGCTGCAGTGACACGGCCCTCAACGCCATCGTGACCAAGGATGCCGTGAGCCGCCACGAGGGCAATTACACGCTGCACGCAAACAACGTGCGCAAACGGGGCATGTCCATCCTGAGGGAGGTGGACGAGCAGTATCACGCCTTGCTGGAGAAGTATGAAGAGCTCCTGAGCAAATGCCGGCAGCACAAGGACAGCGTGCGTCACACGGGCGTCCAAACGTCCCGGCCCATCTCCCGCGACAGCTCCTTCAGAGACTTCCGAGGAGAGGGGCATGAGCTGGAAGAGCGGAAAACCATGGAGAAGACCATCAGCAAACACGTGGAGGCGGTGGACAAGCGGCTGGAGCAGAGCCAGCCTGAGTACAAGGCTCTTTTTAAGGAGATCTTTTCCCGCATCCAGAAAACAAAAGCGGACATCAATGCCACAAAGGtgaaaaacaagagcagcaaatgA